A single Schistocerca piceifrons isolate TAMUIC-IGC-003096 chromosome 6, iqSchPice1.1, whole genome shotgun sequence DNA region contains:
- the LOC124803051 gene encoding protein HEXIM1, with protein MSGGVAVAESIAEACLKIEPSDVARRIENLPDMQSTDAQVDGGPKEEDTANTNGEGTAFRKRKKTRRGKPKRRRLKPYSRLWQDDKQRSTNNRRSKVYAYGQPEAPFNTTQFLMADHDLQGLDDHLRNVPVVQRPPRARDSSFSVDSEDDYFYSSPEDEGEFLSKEFTNTYEDLHAERISAMSKNQLIQECLMLEEKVEMLETRVKSLEGSRVTDQVSADSVSEERVADAAELERLQLENEQLRRENDHLRRENDHLRSYMKRNSSTVSSVDSESDSSSSSCSTGSDSSESENEMEDCEETDAVRFENEEIDATDRENPENVQFDRSTADVPISPAHEGTADMREEIDSEEHKNSDQIQRNGSSLTEVFAAEPEPETAVPQGSSSARLESSEMDSEESK; from the coding sequence ATGTCTGGAGGCGTTGCAGTTGCAGAATCTATTGCAGAAGCTTGTTTGAAAATTGAACCGAGTGACGTTGCGCGTCGTATTGAGAACCTCCCAGATATGCAGTCGACAGACGCGCAAGTGGATGGCGGGCCAAAGGAAGAAGACACCGCTAATACAAATGGTGAAGGTACTGCATTCAGAAAGCGAAAGAAGACTCGAAGAGGAAAGCCGAAGAGACGCAGGTTGAAACCGTATTCACGTCTTTGGCAAGATGATAAACAGCGTTCGACAAATAACAGACGATCTAAAGTATATGCGTATGGACAGCCGGAAGCGCCGTTTAACACGACACAGTTTTTGATGGCGGATCACGATCTTCAGGGATTGGATGACCATCTTCGAAATGTCCCGGTTGTACAACGACCACCAAGAGCGCGAGATTCGAGTTTTAGCGTGGATTCGGAGGATGATTATTTTTATTCCTCGCCGGAAGACGAAGGCGAATTTCTTAGTAAAGAATTCACAAATACTTATGAAGATCTCCACGCAGAAAGGATAAGTGCTATGTCGAAAAATCAACTAATTCAAGAATGTCTGATGCTGGAGGAGAAGGTTGAAATGTTGGAGACAAGAGTGAAATCTCTTGAAGGCAGCCGGGTTACGGATCAGGTGAGCGCCGACAGTGTATCGGAAGAGCGAGTGGCGGATGCAGCGGAACTTGAAAGGTTACAACTCGAGAACGAACAGTTGCGGAGAGAGAACGATCATCTTAGAAGGGAAAACGATCATCTTCGTTCTTATATGAAAAGAAATTCTTCGACTGTTTCGTCTGTGGATTCAGAAAGTGATAGTTCATCGTCTTCGTGCTCAACAGGCAGTGATTCTTCGGAAAGTGAAAATGAGATGGAAGACTGTGAAGAGACTGATGCAGTGAGATTCGAAAATGAAGAAATCGATGCAACTGACCGCGAAAATCCGGAAAATGTTCAGTTTGACAGATCGACAGCTGATGTCCCTATTAGTCCGGCACATGAGGGGACTGCGGATATGAGAGAGGAAATTGACAGTGAAGAGCACAAAAATTCAGACCAAATTCAAAGGAATGGTAGTTCGTTAACAGAAGTGTTTGCGGCAGAGCCCGAGCCAGAAACTGCTGTACCACAAGGCAGCAGTTCTGCCCGGTTGGAGAGTAGCGAAATGGACAGTGAAGAAAGTAAATAA